Genomic segment of Panicum virgatum strain AP13 chromosome 9N, P.virgatum_v5, whole genome shotgun sequence:
GGCCGGCGATGCCAGGGAGGTCGCAGGGGGCTTGGCCTCTGGATTTATAGGGAGCACCAGGTCTGGTCGTGCGTAGCACGTACGTAGAGGAGGAGACGGTGCCGTGCAGCACCCAGACTTTGGTCGAGGCTGGCTGTTGGTGGACCGGGTAGCTCGCAGGTAGAACTAGGTTGGGCCGAAGGGGTTTGGTGTGGGCTGAAAAGAAAACGTGGTGACCAAAAACCAAAAACAAAAGGACTACTTATTAAGAGCAGGGAGAACAAACGAGAGATGCTTCAGGCAAACTGAGATCTTTTTCATAGGGTGCTGACGGAAGACTTGCATGATGCACATGCTGATGATAGCAACATGAGCAATTCGGTCTTGGATGAAACCAAAACAACATGGGGCAAACAGCTAGCTCGGCGTGTCGGTGGCATACAGGCGTGCGATGAGGTTGGGCATCTAGGGCTGATGCGGGGAACCAACGGAGAGGAGGGGATGACAGGTGGGATCATGACATCGgacagagagagaaaagaaaaggttttGAACATTTTAATAAAATCAAACAAATTTAATTTAAACTCAAATTtagagaattcaaatttaaattgaaaAACAAGCAATAAAATTAATGCAAGCAGCACGAATGCAAGACAAACAAAACAACCTTATTTAATTTAAAGGGCAAccatttattattattttttatatacaaAATTTTCTATGAAGAagataaatgttggaaaaattttaaaattatgagaaaattattattttgtttttaattttaattacatcctgaaatccaaaaatttcagggtgtgacacttTCTAACGTGAGTgaaattattatttttaatcTTTTGATAGGTTACGGAACTCAAATGTGGCGGATTTGTTGCCGGATTTCACATGTGTCACAATATTGCCGACGGTTTTGGTATGATCCAATTCATGATGGCAGTAGCTGAATTAACAGTTGGTGAAGCATTCCCGAGCCTTCTTCCCGTTTGGAAAAGAGAGCTTCTAAGCACGGCACACAGCCCGTCCCCCACCACATACCCAAACCCGGCCTATCAACCGTTGCTAAATAGCTTAGACTTCACATCTGATGACTTGATGCTGTCAACTCCACCACATTGCATGATAGCTGAATATTTCGTGTTTGGGCATAGCGAGGTGGCAACTCTACGGAGTCACCTACCGGGATACCTCGCCGATTCAGCAACGTCCTTCGAACTGCTAACTGCTGCCATGTGGCGATGCCGCACCATAGCCCTGGGATACGAGTCCAGTCAGCGAGTGCGCCTTATGATAACCATGAACGCGCGTGGCAGGTGGAATCGCCATACCCTCATCCCATGGGGTTATTATGGAAATGCACATTTCTCCCCAATAGCAGAATTAACCGTCGACGAGCTCTGCAGGCAGACACTCGCCGGCACGGTTGAGCTCGTGCGTAAAACCAAGCTCAGTGTGACCAAGGAGTGCATGGGATCAATGGTGGATACCACTGCTTACATTCGCCAGTGGCCCTCTCTTACAATGGACAGGACGTACGAGGTTTCGGACACAAGATGGATCGCTGCGGGGAACGGATTGCAGCTTGGATGGGCTGAGTATGTGGGTGGTGGCATACCATTGGCCGGTGACCTTACTTCGAAGCTGGGAAGCCATCACATGAGGTGCAAGAACGAAGATGGCGAGGACTCCACGGTGGTCTCCCTGCTACTGCCAAGGCCGGCGATGGAGAGGTTCAAGAAAGAGATGGATGTTTGGCTCAACAAACCTGAGAAGAATTTAGTTATACCTAGTTCCCTGTAGAAGCTAGCAAAGTATGTAAGAATTTCTTGATTGCTAAATGATTGTTTGCTCAGTTGCTTTCAATTTGTTGTCCTGAAATGGCTGCGCATGCATGCGTGTAATGAAACACATTTGGTTTTCAGAGGAGAAACAGATGTTGGCTTCTTTTAGATCTTTAGTTTTCTCGCGCAGAAACGTTTTTATGTTTTATGTCTAATTTATATCGCATTagacattttttatttttatattttacgAGCAAAAGCTGTGGGTCCTTTTCCTGTTCTTCGGAGTGGGTTCCTCTTTTTTAGAGCTTGCTTCCGACTATGACATAGCCTTTGATTCTTCTAGCGATTTTTGTTGCTTCTGTCTTGTTGCTCAGCAGCTTTTCGTTAAGGATGTAGTCGATAATGTCCACCATCCAGTCTACATCGAGCATCATTACCTCCCGACTTGAGTCTGCTGGCACGGAGTCGGTAGTGGTGCTCTTTGGTCTCTTGATGGATGGGTGCCGTAAGTGTTGTATGAATACACTGGATGGAACTTGGGCTCAAGTAGATCCAAGCTTAGAGAGTACATCTGCCCTAACATTGTTGTCTCGTACAATATGATGGATTTCCAGTCCGACGAATTTATTCTCAAGCTTGCGTACTTCCACAATGTAGTCATTCATTCTTTCATTTGTGTAGTCTCATTCCTTGTTGACTTGTTGGACGACTAGTTTGGAATCGCCAAAGACGTAGTCTCTTTATACCGAGGGAAATTGACAGGCGGAGCCCATGCCACTACAAGAATAGGTGGTATTAACGACGGCATATGTGGTCGCTAAAAGTGTATATGTGGTCGTTAAAAGTTTTTAACAACCACAAAAATGTGGTCGTCCATGGTCGTTATAGGCTCCGTCGTTAAAAGAATTAACGACCACGTACAATTTCCGGTCGTTAACTTTTCAACGACGGGACAACATATCGTCGTTATTGCTAGAGTATTAACGAACACATTTGTATTGTTAACGACCATACTTTTCATCGTTAATATCATTACCCCGACTTTACATGAGGTATTAACAAACACATTTTAGTAATAACGTCCACATTTATTGTTTTTAGGTATATTCACCAGATGCACCAGTGCATTAACCACCACTTCTTTATACTAACCACTCCATTTTTCTGTTAACATCCACTTTCATAGCATTTGCCACCACATTGCACCATATACGTTCACATATATTTGCAACAACACAATAGCGGGAAGCAAATTGATTGTGATAGCAAACTTTTATTATTTATACAAAATTCAACACAAGATGCTTATTTGCAACCAAGAAAAAAATGAACCAGTATGATACAAGAAATAAGCTAAAAGCAACTAAGACTAAACCTATGAGAGAAAAAAATGCTTCACTAATTGTCATGTGAAAGCATTCGAGCAGTGCGGTGCTTGAAGATCACCCATCAAAGGCCTCACCATGAACAATTGTCTTGTCAACCTTCTACATTCTGATTCCTACAGTATGCAAATTTTATATCAGGAcaaagataaaagaaaacaaatagaTCAGGCATGAGAATAAATAAGACCTTTTTTAGCACAAATTCTTACAATGCTGGTCCGTCTGATTCTTGTTGGCTCAAATTGTCCCACAGGGCAGGTACCTTCGATCCATCCTAGTAGTAGCCACTGTCTTTCTCACCAGAGTGTGGATTTTTCATGAACTCAAACTGCAGGCATCAAATCTCTATTGCCATTGTTGTTAGTTGACTCCGATACAGGAGGAAAATAGTTGTATATCAAAAATAAGATCTGTACTGAGTGAAGCAATCTTTATCCTTAACTCAAAGAAAGGGCAACTCGCATTCAGCTAATCTCTAACTCATACCAAAAAGATGTAGGTGCTGCCTTAATAATTGTATTACTCATATACAGATATTCTTTGGAACAATTCTGCTAGCGTTAAgagcaaaaaaaattcaacttACCATAGAAAAAAAGATTCAAATATATGATCCAGAAGAAACCAATATGCTTGACTACGTGGCATGCATCACCTTCTAGAATACTTACCCTGATCAACCCTGATCAAAATCTCTCCACAAGGCGTCGTCTCCATCCTGGTTCGTGGCTGCAGAACATAAGTATACTAATTACTAACCACAAATATGAAAAGGTAGTAATATAAGATGGAGTTCCATCTCTTTTGTTAATGCTAGAGTCTCACATTTCAAATTCTTTTCAATCATGCACCCTTAGCTTATAACAACGCATCTGCAGTTCTGCACCCTGGTTCTTGACTGCAGGACATACGTAATAACTATAAATGATGAAAAGGACATACTAGTCAACCAGCACATAAAACCACAAGCAAACTGACGCAGCAGAGCACCCTACCTGCAGTGCACACAAGCAGATGTCCGTGTCCATGTCCCGGGTATGTGGAGCTTGTTGTCTCTAAAAGCAAGGAACATGGAAAGAAAAGGAACAATGCTAGAGTCAAAATTGGTAAATACATGGTTACCAAACTGCAGGTAAGATGGAAGAAAGCATGTCCACAATCAATTTTGAGTTCAGTATAATATGAACTGCACTTCAACAATCACAGAAACCCACACAACTGAATATTTGCAGAACTAATTCACAAACAATTTTCCAAGCTAATGACGGCGCATTTTCCAATCACAGCAGTTGGGATATACCATATAAAAGGGAAAATTCCTGAAGAAGCACCAAAGCAATTAGTTTAATCCATAGACTTTGTACAAATGATGAACACTAGATTCTTGCCAGATAAATAGGCACTCAAACATGGGACTGGATTTACATTTATTTACAGCAAAAATAGTGGTCTATACGGCTTAACAGTTGTTGGCAACAATACGTTCTTCAGACAAAAATTTAACTTCAAGACGGAGTAGATAAGTGAGACGTCATACAGGTTATTGAGATTGGTGACGTTCTGCAGCTCCTGATGGTGGTCGGGGGATGGGCTCGTGGTGGAGAAGAACATGGGGCCGCAGCATCTTGTTGATGGCGGCAGCAGCGTCTGATATTCCACCTCCGAGGCGCAGAtccagccggcggcgagggacctTGGGTGTGGGGCAGTGACGAGGGCGAAGATGCCGCAGATTGGGGGCGGAGTGGAGATGCTGAGGTCGTGGTGCTACAGGGCGGCGAAGCTTCCAGATCGATCCCGCAACGATGGCTGCACGCAACAAGGCGACCTTGTCCAATTTCTTAACCAGTGAAAATGCAATAAAAATTCGAAGCCTAACCTTAGGGGATTAGTTGATACCTACAAATCCAAATCTGTCGTTGGCCAGTTAAGAAGTATGAAGTGAAACCTTACCTTCTCATCCTGTTGTTCGGAACGGACTGCTCAGGTTATTTGATTGTAGAAGAGTGCAATACACCAATAGGTACAGATTGATGGAGGGGAATaatgggaggagatcaggaTGCGGATCTGCAAGTTTTGCAAGAGAAATCTATAACGGATCGGATGGATAATCACAATCAAATTGGATCGTAACAGAGGAAGTTATTTTTCTAGAGAGGCATGGGAAAGGTACGAGGAGGAGAAAGGCGAGGGTAATGAATGTTTTGATCTGATCTTCTTCCTTGAGTGCGATCTGATAGTACCCAGAGTGGCAGTCAAGGAAGGATATCAGGGCTTAGCCAGGCGTCGAGTCAATGATTTGGTCTAATCCTTCGAGCAATGCTTGTTGAGATTTATgtagtcgacacacattctccactcgttattatttttcttttttatgagTATGGGGTTGGCTAACCACTCTGGATGGTATACTTCCTTGAAAAGGAACAGATGGCTAACCACTCTCGGTGGTATACTCTTTTTTTATTGTGAAGTCGACACCCAGTCTTGTTGACCTGCAATGTTTTTGGTATGCTTTGCGCATGAGATGGCTGTGGTTGAAGCGCACAGATGATGCACGGTCATGGCACGAGCTGCCTGATGAAAAGGAGCAGGTGGTCGAGGATATCTTCCAAGGTTCGATTTATGTAGAGCCGGGTAATGGACATAAAACGCTGTTTTGGACTGATCGCTAGTTACAAGGAAAATCCCTTGTTGATCTCACACCTTGTCTTTGCGCCGCAATTGATACtagagtcaaaaaaaaaaaacaaaggactGTCGCCCAAGCATTGCATGAAGACCGCTGGATAAAAGACATCTATGGGGGACTAACCGTGCAGGTAATCTTGGATTACCTTCTCGTGTATGTGGGACTTGACGAGAAATGTGCAGCTGGTGGATGACCGAACCGGCAAAATATGTTGGAAATGGACATCCGATAAACTCTACTCTACTTCCTCCACTTACATGGCTTTGTTTATCGGGTAGCATCCAGTTGAAGGAACCAAGTTGCTTCGCAAAGCTGTTGCACCGGCCAAGTGCAAATTCTTCATTTGGCTAGTTCTGCATGACAGGTTCTGGATGGCAGACTGTCAAAAGCTACATGGTATATAAGACGATGATTGTTGTGCTTTATGCTCCCAATCACCGGAGACGATTGATCATTTACTAGTCACCTGCCCTTTCTCCAGAGAGCTCTGGTTCAAATTGCTTTACAAGATTGGTTGGGATACAGTCACTCCTACTGTGCAAGCTCACACACTGGCCGAATGGTGGGAAGCTGCGAGGAAGCACATTCAAATTCCAAAAGGATGAGCGACATGGTTTCATGCCGGGTCCTGAGATTTTCGGGGCCTGAGGCGAAACTAAAGCACCGGGGCCCTTCTATGTGTAAAATCGTTAATTATTGGAGTAATGTATATAAAGCTCGAGAATTTTTATAGTGATTGAAAAAATAGGAGCCGTCCATCTGATAAAATCCTACATTGGTGAATGTAGGAAGCACCTAGGATAAAGTACCTGGTACTTTCA
This window contains:
- the LOC120687926 gene encoding acyl transferase 1-like, with the protein product MVSFKARRSEPQLVSPARPTPREAKALSDIDDQHLLRYYETVVGFFRTCPGRTGSRPADLKGTIRAALAEALVYYYPVAGRLREEAGGKLVVDCTAEGVVFVEADADVRLEEFGEPLLPPYPCLEELLCDPGDIKAVIGRPLLFMQVTELKCGGFVAGFHMCHNIADGFGMIQFMMAVAELTVGEAFPSLLPVWKRELLSTAHSPSPTTYPNPAYQPLLNSLDFTSDDLMLSTPPHCMIAEYFVFGHSEVATLRSHLPGYLADSATSFELLTAAMWRCRTIALGYESSQRVRLMITMNARGRWNRHTLIPWGYYGNAHFSPIAELTVDELCRQTLAGTVELVRKTKLSVTKECMGSMVDTTAYIRQWPSLTMDRTYEVSDTRWIAAGNGLQLGWAEYVGGGIPLAGDLTSKLGSHHMRCKNEDGEDSTVVSLLLPRPAMERFKKEMDVWLNKPEKNLVIPSSL